One Besnoitia besnoiti strain Bb-Ger1 chromosome VIII, whole genome shotgun sequence DNA segment encodes these proteins:
- a CDS encoding hypothetical protein (encoded by transcript BESB_084330), giving the protein MKPPGQAELPSLTPPPFSNAMPASVAGSPTALPDKSRLLPAAVSPEGTSSPNRLPVSIGGSRLAEDSTASQNDHEQCENIPYLGNRGAGAGCPGALVSHTLDRDSSPSGGQDLKAEPMEGRSRVHCPPDDGSRYEAGGGGGFLRGEGPASPRASRDSSVRSSLDRLSAPSSAEVPSSRQSLANHAGCSPAEAWSTGDSRTALLLDEDEDVVMLKGEDCGRVKELRDELMARVSHARLRQLRDLFLDPHRKATRAWSNEEIELLQADYRQNHEDWVEVLQPWQATPLHLQSVPFTYSVLKKAPLKFPAVFCKHTPFFFPHPSGIGVFHAILVIERRPKEKVAAKRGGGAASPTSPKTLKKTAQGESETCRREDTSPLPARRCLSRGGGRSAPSLQNTAEPLTEDVARLVLVWEPYQQLDGTQSFLDRGDERGISGQRSGRRKTSHLAFPSPCSATPALELPDDGLQPGAYAHIISGRLSLSSFSAFSKSQKAHSPRSEFSSVPSHSSVAASADHCASPFAFTAVQSADTGEGGAPASARTSNMQHQEAKRLLRLQRLQHKLLQELEEAEVPELVFEGRVVGCELHGFLPFEERRRNRKETRKRKEATQQAGEGLPATRFGTETDRGSKKQKTSEQQLAAGAAVKRGTEKAAMTEEGDAGEGNKEGELRDREQADRAGEGDSARANLTPEKGDTRLSALQRQGGEQRAPPREESSQLGESEAATLGRLHTQNGIKDEDEGGHSGTQPAAACREETGTREPCDEARLGIRQRMLLCVRLEDDRIFLYEIRSFINHSSKALVEWEGRVRAAEREIAIAAGSLPYTQSSCISHELPERRRAPEGLQNAEKRSLPLSSAVTASSFCNSAAPCVKGEETKIKQSTHSTGALIADCEAADPRTLHRGEVEGQEKEVNRNAGVCSFESVCTLVRQRGEAAAGKVHEVGRAPSAALASASIVQQEERIQGSVETKQCPSRQEGESQHESEGGCPSPLMPNAARCEGLNSGALSSENRAAAQEIASLPDGWDCTSFPAVPDTPAPGGRPLSSGCPSLPPHTGGESPGRRDSAGEGEAHGDVRWEASCHAGGPTGSNEVSGMPVAGAVSTSERAAECLGERRQSTFVSELHHRSRPPFDESQQESASPGGKTSQLAYVSLPSAQSLSSLPGRGPSPFPAAGSAAAEGEAEETNAGCRRTRRVKKKHSDSGVVLEGVAPLAVKEKLDEAKEAERTVSGFRHTSRAQRRAAFVAEDEGLAARWIDCDDPSSSRRRRATSPSKRVGLRGGAGRAFPIAPLAILYDLQWSAEEVRELAAGQGGSLQSSSLPFSCSQPLPAGQDAATCSVSCSLPALEGQCGMCGGRELDGEQRADSSPERQKAGLPRQDVEVRNSPSSVALRFFFSICEEDEDATVSREQSLEAVHQENHRGVATSQNQGKTGDAVAPRCHHTTAEKSSDPLGLDSSVKFEISEDAGDVAHVGNQENASPGPQNICRRREAPSSNRAEGGATSREGLQAADKTQAEKKMGCNAAAEDICDHRVGNAKRRRKIAILSHLAAVAGSAGGCPSCRADCHTAGGLDALNADKPARCCLGSPSSPCAYVGGKVCVWRLEPLLGQLSTTSRAATESELRLSPKHSCSSGLHPQSAFACDPKGENTAAFPALSQMRNSASPPQKMQRRSTESPGSPVCQRERYCHARTGGLERTPEASSTGRLEAGETGSAEDVPSGSCASSSLLLCGGYFPPHCSPMDVSATPGKTYPIPATERGRMQADCCVSLQEHTQANGCKKSLGDREDELPVMITVDTGGFLRAWKLSRSLAVCFAAQRVCTGPLLAVSVNQQLPSLAAVGAGDGRVRICDISTFLTKRPQGSQLVSDVPLSPVRKNASASSDVASTSPSASPSAKGSSSSFAPPCGEFNVARCASRQPPSATALHSLQTACPCTVASPLVTLPSHLGEDLYRVFGRRHPVKRLQWLAGGALLGVVHDQPESEKHLAAFGSCAALWAPGKDVFDEVNDAAHHKLFWARAAKHPQAAKFSRLICVHVAHAVAALDRCEGATSRALGVYQERRGSQEAESCGGLSSAGGGATSSTLLKAGSAHMLSCDFLFSRRGGICGISTDTASMLHYWKPGSWLVGDVEDIGVLARKTADKEQLSRALHHVTTQITLRSQASTRAEKAKMLRQAEIAEDDVERATQGESLPCTREALMRPWQKFLAVRPVTRVLMENLRAEIQDEAALFDKFAESGIQWFESK; this is encoded by the exons ATAcgaggcggggggaggcggaggcttTTTGCGCGGGGAGGGACCCGCCAGCCCCCGAGCGTCCCGTGACAGCTCGGTTCGTTCCTCGCTGGACAGACTCTCCGCCCCCTCTAGCGCCGAGGTCCCTTCTTCTCGTCAGTCCCTTGCCAATCACGCTGGCTGCTCTCCAGCTGAGGCGTGGTCGACCGGAGATAGCCGGACGGCGTTGCTTCtagacgaggacgaggatgTCGTGATGCTCAAGGGCGAAGACTGTGGACGCGTGAAAGAGCTGCGCGATGAACTGATGGCGCGCGTCAGCCACGCGCGTTTGCGCCAGTTGAGAGACCTGTTCCTGGATCCTCATAGAAAGGCCACCAGGGCGTGGTCGAACGAGGAGATCGAACTCCTGCAGGCAGACTATCGACAGAACCACGAAGACTGGGTCGAGGTCCTCCAG CCTTGGCAGGCAACTCCGCTCCATCTGCAGTCGGTCCCCTTCACGTACTCGGTGTTGAAGAAGGCCCCACTGAAGTTCCCCGCAGTCTTCTGCAAGCACACGCCGTTCTTCTTCCCACATCCTTCCGGCATCGGTGTCTTTCACGCGATTCTTGTTATCGAGCGTCGCCCCAAAGAGAAGGttgcggcgaagcgagggggcggggcggcgtcACCTACGTCTCCCAAGACGTTGAAGAAGACTGCGCAAGGAGAATCTGAAAcctgccgcagagaagacacgaGTCCCCTACCAGCGCGTCGATGTCTCAGTCGAGGAGGAGGTCGTTCTGCACCTTCCCTTCAAAACACTGCTGAACCCTTAACGGAGGACGTTGCGCGCCTCGTTCTAGTTTGGGAGCCGTATCAACAGTTGGACGGGACGCAGTCCTTTCTCGATCGCGGGGATGAGCGAGGCATCTCTGGGCAACGGTCTGGTAGGCGTAAAACCTCACATCTTGCCTTTCCATCTCCTTGTTCAGCAACACCCGCTCTTGAGCTACCAGATGACGGCCTCCAACCAGGGGCATACGCCCACATCATATCggggcgtctctctctctcctctttttcgGCTTTTTCTAAATCCCAAAAGGCGCACTCCCCACGCTCGGAGTTCTCTTCTGTCCCCTCTCATTcttccgtcgccgcgtccgcagaccactgcgcgtctcctttcgCCTTCACGGCTGTCCAGAGTGCCGACACTGGCGAGGGTGGCGCACCCGCCTCTGCAAGGACGTCTAACATGCAACATCAGGAAGCCAAAAGACTTCTTCGGCTGCAGCGCTTGCAACATAAGCTCCTGCAGGAACTCGAGGAGGCAGAAGTCCCTGAGCTTGTGTTTGAAGGCCGCGTCGTCGGATGCGAGCTCCACGGCTTCCTTCCGTTcgaggaaagaagacgaaacagaaaagagacgaggaagaggaaagaagcaACGCAGCAAGCGGGGGAGGGACTGCCAGCAACACGTTTCGGCACTGAAACAGACAGAGGAAGTAAAAAGCAAAAGACGAGTGAGCAACAACTGGCAGCTGGTGCGGCAGTCAAGAGAGGCACGGAGAAAGCAGCAATGACAGAGGAGGGAGATGCAGGAGAAGGGAACAAAGAAGGCGAACTCAGAGACCGCGAGCAAGCCGACCGTGCAGGAGAGGGTGACAGCGCCAGGGCAAATCTCACGccggagaaaggagacacaCGCCTTTCCGCTCTTCAAAGACAGGGCGGAGAACAACGTGCCCCTCCACGAGAGGAAAGTAGTCAGCTTGGTGAAAGTGAGGCTGCGACCCTGGGCAGGCTACACACACAAAACGGAATAAAGGAtgaagacgagggaggccACAGCGGAACACAgcccgcagctgcgtgccGTGAGGAAACTGGGACTCGAGAGCCATGCGACGAGGCTCGGCTGGGTATCAGACAGAGAAtgctcctctgcgtccgtcTTGAAGACGACAGAATCTTTCTTTATGAGATCAGGAGTTTCATCAACCATTCTTCCAAAGCCCTCGTCGAGTGGGAAGGACGGGTTCGGGCCGCTGAGCGTGAAATTGCCATCGCTGCCGGAAGTCTTCCGTATACGCAGTCCTCCTGTATCTCTCATGAGTTGCCAGAGAGAAGACGTGCGCCGGAGGGCCTTCAAAACGCTGAGAAACGTTCGTTACCCTTGTCGTCTGCGGTGACAGCGAGTTCTTTCTGCAATTCTGCCGCACCGTGCGTCAAAGGGGAAGAAACGAAGATCAAACAGTCCACTCACTCCACCGGCGCGCTGATCGCTGACTGTGAAGCTGCTGATCCGCGGACACTACATCGGGGAGAGGTGGAAGGACAAGAAAAAGAAGTGAACAGGAATGCTGGTGTTTGCAGCTTCGAGAGTGTCTGCACGTTGGTGCGCCAGCGGGGTgaagccgctgcaggcaAAGTCCACGAAGTagggcgcgcgccgtccgcagcgCTAGCGTCTGCCTCAATTGTCCAGCAGGAGGAAAGGATACAGGGAAGCGTCGAAACGAAGCAGTGCCCCTCCCGGCAAGAGGGAGAATCGCAACACGAGAGTGAGGGGGGCTGTCCTTCGCCGCTGATGCCTAACGCCGCGCGATGTGAAGGCCTCAACAGCGGAGCTCTGTCTTCGGAAAAccgagcagccgcgcaggagaTTGCCTCTTTGCCAGACGGATGGGACTGCACTTCTTTTCCGGCTGTGCCTGACACACCAGCACCAGGCGGGCGTCCACTTTCCTCCGGATGCCCATCCCTTCCTCCCCACACGGGAGGTGAGTCTCCAGgccgaagagacagcgcgggggagggggaagcgCATGGAGACGTGCGGTGGGAGGCGAGCTGTCACGCAGGTGGACCGACAGGCTCAAACGAGGTCAGCGGCATGCCTGTGGCAGGAGCCGTCTCCACTAGCGAGCGCGCTGCTGAATGCCTCGGCGAACGCCGCCAGTCAACATTTGTGAGTGAATTGCATCATCGATCTCGTCCTCCCTTTGACGAGAGTCAACAGGAGTCGGCTTCACCGGGTGGAAAAACCTCACAGTTAGCTTACGTCTCTCTTCCATCTGCTCAGTCCCTTTCTTCGTTGCCGGGGCGCGGGCCAAGTCCTTTCCCTGCGGCGggttctgcggctgcggaaggcgaggcagaggagacgaatgCTGGATGCCGGAGGACACGCCGTGTGAAAAAAAAGCACTCTGACAGTGGAGTGGTGCTGGAAGgtgtcgcgcctctcgcggtgAAGGAGAAGCTGGACGAGGCaaaggaagcggagagaacTGTCTCAGGTTTCAGACACACGTCGCGAGcacagaggcgagccgcttttgtggcggaagacgaaggctTGGCCGCTCGCTGGATAGATTGTGACGACCCCAGCTCCtctcgacggcgacgcgcaacCAGTC CATCCAAGCGTGTTGGActtcgaggcggcgcaggtaGAGCTTTCCCCATTGCGCCTCTCGCGATTCTCTACGATCTGCAGTGGAGCGCCGAGGAGGTGAGAGAGCTTGCCGCGGGCCAGGGAGGCTCCCTTCAGAGCTCCAGCCTTCCTTTTTCGTGCTCGCAGCCCCTCCCCGCTGGTCAGGACGCAGCTACATGCTCGGTATCGTGTTCTCTCCCGGCTCTGGAGGGGCAGTGTGGGATGTGTGGAGGGCGAGAACTCGATGGTGAGCAAAGAGCGGACAGTTCaccggagagacagaaagccGGTCTGCCGCGCCAAGACGTGGAGGTGAGAAACTCTCCATCATCTGTAGCCCtccgtttcttcttctccatctgcgaagaggacgaagatgCGACGGTCTCACGCGAGCAATCCTTGGAGGCGGTGCACCAGGAAAACCATCGAGGTGTAGCGACATCCCAGAATCAGGGGAAGACTGGGGATGCTGTAGCGCCCCGCTGCCACCATACGACCGCCGAAAAATCCTCTGATCCCCTGGGTCTCGATTCCAGTGTGAAGTTTGAGATTTCAGAAGATGCTGGCGACGTGGCGCACGTAGGCAACCAGGAAAACGCGTCTCCAGGACCTCAAAACATCTGCAGAAGACGTGAGGCACCCTCCTCCAACAGAGCAGAGGGAGGTGCGACCAGCAGGGAGGGCCTGCAGGCAGCCGACAAAAcacaggcggagaagaagatggGATGTaacgccgctgcggaggatATTTGTGACCACCGAGTCGGAAATGcaaagagaaggaggaagatcGCCATCCTCTCTCACTTAGCAGCAGTTGCTGGATCCGCAGGGGGCTGCCCCTCCTGTCGTGCAGATTGTCATACAGCCGGGGGGCTGGATGCCTTGAATGCCGACAAACCGGCTCGTTGCTGTCTTGGCTCACCGTCATCGCCATGTGCATATGTGGGGGGTAaagtgtgtgtgtggcggcTGGAGCCGCTGTTAGGGCAGCTGTCGACGACGTCTCGCGCTGCCACAGAGTCAGAGCTGAGACTCTCTCCCAAACACAGTTGTTCCTCTGGCCTTCATCCGCAGTCTGCCTTCGCGTGTGATCCGAAGGGGGAGAACACAGCGGCGTTTCCGGCCCTCAGTCAAATGCGCAACAGCGCCAGCCCTCCACAGAAAATGCAGCGGCGGTCCACGGAATCGCCGGGGTCTCCCGTCTGTCAAAGAGAGCGGTACTGCCACGCGCGCACAGGGGGGCTGGAGCGGACGCCAGAGGCGTCATCAACGGGGCGACTCGAAGCAGGTGAAACGGGCTCGGCCGAAGACGTGCCCTCTGgttcctgcgcctcttcttctctccttctgtgCGGCGGTTACTTCCCTCCGCACTGTTCCCCAATGGACGTCAGCGCAACGCCAGGAAAAACGTATCCCATTCCTGCAACGGAGAGGGGCCGGATGCAGGCTGACTGCTGCGTGTCGCTTCAGGAGCACACTCAGGCGAACGGGTGCAAGAAGAGCCTTggcgacagagaagacgaacTGCCCGTGATGATCACTGTGGACACCGGGGGCTTTCTGCGGGCGTGGAAACTCTCAC GATCGTTGGCTGTTTgcttcgcagcgcagcgcgtaTGCACCGGGCCTCTTCTTGCTGTATCTGTTAATCAACAGTTACCATCCCTCGCAGCGGTTGGCGCAGGAGACGGTCGCGTGAGGATCTGCGACATTTCCACCTTTCTAACAAAACGGCCGCAGGGATCTCAGCTTGTCAGCGACGTGCCTCTCTCACCTGTGCGAAAGAACGCATCGGCTTCTTCTGATGTAGCCTCGACGTCCCCATCAGCCAGTCCTTCGGCAAAAGGTTCCAGCTCCTCTTTTGCTCCTCCGTGCGGAGAATTCAACGTGGCGCGATGCGCAAGTCGTCAGCCACCTTCCGCAACTGCCTTGCATAGTCTGCAGACGGCTTGTCCTTGCActgtcgcctctcctcttgTCACGCTGCCCTCCCATCTAGGTGAGGACCTGTATCGCGTCTTCGGCCGGAGGCATCCGGTGAAGAGGCTGCAGTGGCTGGCCGGTGGCGCCTTGCTGGGTGTCGTCCACGACCAGCCCGAGTCTGAGAAGCATCTGGCAGCCTTCGGGAGTTGCGCAGCGCTTTGGGCTCCGGGAAAGGACGTATTCGACGAGGTCAACGACGCCGCACATCACAAGCTTTTCTGGGCACGTGCAGCAAAGCACCCGCAGGCTGCAAAATTTTCACGTCTGATCTGCGTACACGTCGCTCATGCCGTTGCAGCTCTTGACCGATGCGAAGGCGCGACAAGTAGGGCTCTTGGCGTTTACCAGGAACGGAGAGGTTCTCAAGAAGCAGAGTCTTGCGGTGGACTCTCGAGTGCTGGTGGTGGCGCCACCTCTTCCACACTTCTGAAAGCCGGAAGCGCACACATGCTGTCGTGTGACTTCCTCTTCagcaggagaggaggcaTCTGTGGGATTAGTACTGACACTGCTAGCATGCTCCACTACTGGAAGCCGGGTAGCTGGCTCGTAGGGGATGTGGAAGATATCGGCGTActcgcgcggaagacggcaGATAAAGAAcagctctctcgcgcgttgcACCATGTAACGACGCAGATCACGCTTCGGTCGCAAGCTTCTACACGAgcggaaaaagcgaaaaTGCTGCGACAGGCAGAAATTGCTGAAGACGACGTCGAAAGGGCCACACAAGGGGAAAGCCTCCCGTGCACTCGGGAGGCACTAATGAGACCGTGGCAGAAGTTCCTTGCTGTGCGACCAGTTACACGAGTGCTCATGGAGAATCTTCGCGCCGAGATACAGGACGAAGCAGCACTCTTTGACAAATTCGCTGAGTCCGGCATTCAGTGGTTTGAGAGCAAATAG